Sequence from the Microcoleus sp. FACHB-831 genome:
TTAAGGCTTAGGTTAAGATTTATTAAAGTGTTGTAAATAATTACTAAGTTTTTAAACGACCTGATACACTAAACGCGGCGCTTCCAGCACAAAGCAGCAGGCAAAGAAACCGACTTTTGAAGAAGTTCTACTAGGAAATGTAATGGCTCTTTCTCAAAGCAACCGTATTGAATTTGCCAGCGTCCGGAGTCGGGCTGATTATAGTTATACAAGTCCGATGAATGGGAGGAATAGAGCGATCGCTGCGCTAGGCGTAAAGATGGTATATGAGTCTGGGGCAGGTAATTTCCAAGCGCTTAGAGGGATTGACTTGGAAATTCAGAGGGGTGATATTCAATTATTGATGGGGCCTTCTGGATCTGGCAAGACTACATTGCTATCAATTTTAGCGGGAATTCTAACGCCAACTGCTGGAAGCGTGTATTTACTGGGTGAAGAGATTACGAGTATGTCACGCAGTAAGTTAGCAAAGTTTCGATTAGAAAATATTGGCTTTATTTTTCAAGGATTTAACTTATTTCCGGCGCTGAGTGCAGCTGAAAATGTGGAAGTGGTGCTGAATATGAAGGGAATTCGGGGACGCGCCGCACGACATGAAGCACAGATTTTGTTAGAACAAGTTGGGTTGGGAAGTAAGGGAAAGAATTTACCGCGAGATTTGTCTGGCGGACAAAAACAACGAGTAGCGATCGCGCGTGCTTTAGCAGGAAGCCCTCAATTAATTATGGCAGATGAGCCGACTGCTGCATTAGATTCGCAATCGGGGCACGCGGTAATTGAGTTACTACGAAATTTAGCCAAAGAAGGCGGATGTACGGTGCTGATGGTAACGCACGACGCTCGAATTATGGATGTAGCCGATAAAATTTTGCACCTTGAAGATGGTGCATTGAAGAGATAAAGGATAGCGAAACTTATCTCGGCATTAGGCAGTTAGTAGCCCATCTATGCGTACTTCCTAGATTCAGCTTAGGAACGACTTAAGCCCCGTGAGCGTAATTAAACACAATTTGTTGTCTAGAAAACCTTAGTTTTAACCATGCTAGGTTTTGTTATGACTTGAAGGCACGTTATGCTTCCAAATCAGGTTCGCCTTGATGCCTTCATGTGGGGAATCAGGGATAGACTAGAAATTATTTAGAAGCTGATTGGACAAATTTATGGACGCGGCTACAATTACATTACCTCCTACTATCGAATTGAAAATCGACTTGACTCAAGAGCAATTTTTCCAGCTTTGTCAGGACAACCGCGATTATAGATTTGAGCGCACAGCGTCAGGAGAAC
This genomic interval carries:
- a CDS encoding ABC transporter ATP-binding protein, producing the protein MNGRNRAIAALGVKMVYESGAGNFQALRGIDLEIQRGDIQLLMGPSGSGKTTLLSILAGILTPTAGSVYLLGEEITSMSRSKLAKFRLENIGFIFQGFNLFPALSAAENVEVVLNMKGIRGRAARHEAQILLEQVGLGSKGKNLPRDLSGGQKQRVAIARALAGSPQLIMADEPTAALDSQSGHAVIELLRNLAKEGGCTVLMVTHDARIMDVADKILHLEDGALKR